TATGTTGTTTAAAAAGAGCTGTGAATACAAGGGGCAGGGACATAAGTTCAAGGTGCAAGAGGGGACCAGCAATGAGGATACTGTGAATTCTATAGTGGTATTCAGTGGAGAAAGCAAGATCATTCTTTCCAAGAATTTTAAAGGCGGCAAGATCACCGCTGTTTTCGGAGGATCGGATATCAACCTGATGCAGGCCGATTTTAATGGTACCGTGGAGATAGATGTACAGGCTGTATTTGGAGGAACAGAAATTGTAGTGCCTTCCAATTGGACAGTACGCGTAGATATCAGTCCCATCTTTGGCGGAGTGGAAGACAACCGGCCACTGGAGCTGATGAAAGCCAACTCTTCTCCGGAGAAGATACTGGTATTGAAAGGTACCTGCGTATTTGGCGGGATTGAGATCAAAAGTTATGCTTAATCATTCCCGGGTCTAATTTTAACCATATCATTATTTCATCCAACTTTTTAAATCTATATTATATGCATTGGTTTGTTGCGAAAGTAGTTTACCAGATTATTTGCGGAAATGGTAATCACATGCCACAGTTCGACGAGCAGTTACGTTTGATCAGTGCTATCAATAAACAGGAAGCACTACGCAAAGCAAAGGAAATAGGGGTACAGGAGCAATATGCTTTCAGGAATCAGAAGCAGGAGCTGGTGGAGTGGAAGTTTATCAATGTGCCGGAAGTATATACACTGGACCAGCTTACGGATGGGATGGAATTGTACTCCCGTATTGAGGAGCCCAACAATGCCAGTTCTTATCTGGCCTGGTTGCAGATGAAGTCTGCAGAGTTACAGGAACAAAAGAGTGTTGAGCTCAGCGCATAATTATTAAAAATTAACCGGTATTGGCCAGGCAACCATTTTCAGATCTACCCATACGCTGGATGTTCTTCTACACATTCAGCATTGTGCTGCTTATCAACGCAGCATTGCTGTATTATGGGTTTGATTTTTCCGTGGAGCTATCGTTGACAGATGCGGCTATACATACTTTTTTATTAGTAGTAGCCACTGTGGCGATCATTTATAATCTGAAATATTACCGGCCGCCGGAATGGAAGTATCTATATGTGCTGATGCTGAGTGTCAGCTTGTCGATTGCCTGGGCTTGCGCAGCTTCCAATATAAGTGCCCCGGTATTTCCGGAGGATCATAATTATGACAGCTGGCTGAACAGCGCACTACCGGTGCGGATGATCATCGGTGGATTGTTTTTGACAGGGGTAGGGATGAGGTGCCTGCTGTGGTATGATATAGCCGCCCAACGGGAGGAGCTGGAAAGAAAAGATACGGCAGAGAAAATGTCGAAGGAAGCCGAATTGTATAAGCTGCGTCAGCAACTGCAACCGCATTTTTTGTTTAACAGTTTAAATTCTATCAATGCCCTGATCACTCTACGTCCGCAACAGGCCCGTGAAATGGTACTGAAGTTGTCTGATTTTCTGCGGG
The Chitinophaga sp. H8 DNA segment above includes these coding regions:
- a CDS encoding DUF4288 domain-containing protein, translated to MHWFVAKVVYQIICGNGNHMPQFDEQLRLISAINKQEALRKAKEIGVQEQYAFRNQKQELVEWKFINVPEVYTLDQLTDGMELYSRIEEPNNASSYLAWLQMKSAELQEQKSVELSA
- a CDS encoding sensor histidine kinase; protein product: MARQPFSDLPIRWMFFYTFSIVLLINAALLYYGFDFSVELSLTDAAIHTFLLVVATVAIIYNLKYYRPPEWKYLYVLMLSVSLSIAWACAASNISAPVFPEDHNYDSWLNSALPVRMIIGGLFLTGVGMRCLLWYDIAAQREELERKDTAEKMSKEAELYKLRQQLQPHFLFNSLNSINALITLRPQQAREMVLKLSDFLRGSLKREDEQWISLPEELQYLEWYLDIEKVRFGHRLSTNVVSGEDARQLFIPPMLLQPVVENAIKYGLYDTTEAITISIKAWTKEDMLYIEVQNPFDVALQQPNKGTGFGLTSISRRLYLLFGRQDLLETTISGNIYTTLIKVPQTNDKSNHN
- a CDS encoding LiaF transmembrane domain-containing protein yields the protein MENIDKKDFKRKRNGNWGGIVLIVVGVFLLLGRMNLAIPAWAKSWQMLLIIIGVLVGAKHKFRGGGWVIMIIVGAIFMVRDFATLPFNSSQFVWPALLIALGIFMLFKKSCEYKGQGHKFKVQEGTSNEDTVNSIVVFSGESKIILSKNFKGGKITAVFGGSDINLMQADFNGTVEIDVQAVFGGTEIVVPSNWTVRVDISPIFGGVEDNRPLELMKANSSPEKILVLKGTCVFGGIEIKSYA